Below is a window of Undibacterium sp. YM2 DNA.
AAGGCTTATTCCCTGCCGCTGGCATTATCTGGTGGTGAGCAGCAGCGGGTGGCAATAGCCCGCGCCATTGTCAACCGGCCACAGATCATCCTGGCAGACGAACCTACGGCCTTCCTCGACCGTGATAATGCCAATAAGGTATTGAGTGCGCTGAAGGCTTTCCAGAGCGCCGGTGTCACCTGCATTATCTCCAGTCATGATGAACAATTTCTCGATCAGGCCAGCCGTGTGATTTACCTGAGCCAGGGCCAGGTCGTCAGCACCTGGAAATCCTCACTGGCCGCCTGATCCTGCAGTACAGAATAACAAGGAAGAATTCATGACCAACTGGTTTCGTCAACACTTGTTCGCCATCAAGAGCGCCTTCGCCCATCTGCGTGGCAGCCCGGGTAATTTCCTCTTCAATGTGCTGGTGGTCGCCATTGCACTGGCGCTACCCATCGCCGGCCTGACCCTGATAGAAAATATACGTCCCATCTCGTCGCAACTGTCCATAGAACCTGAGATCAGCATCTTCGTCAGCCCGGACACACCGAGGGCAACGGCCACCGCCTTGTCAATACCGCTGAAGAAATTGCTGAAAGAAAAAAACATCACGGCCAACCTGAACTTCATTCCCAAGGACAAGGCCCTGGCCAGCCTGGAGCAATCATCCAACCTGGCGGAAGTCTTGTCTACCCTGGGTGGCAATCCCCTGCCGGACGCCTATGTCTTGTCCATGTCGAATAGTGATGCTGGCAAGATAGAAGCGCTGGTCGAAGAAATAAAGCAAATGCAGGATGTCGATGTCGTGCAACTTGATTCTGCCTGGGTCAAGCGCCTGGCAGCACTGGTGCAAATCATGCAACTGGGTCTGATGTTCCTGGCCGCCACTCTGGGTGTGGTGGTGATCGTGGTGGTATTTAATGCCACCCGCCTGCAAGTGATTTCACACAGGGCAGAAATTGCCGTATCGCGCCTGTTGGGGGCGACCAACAGTTTCATCCACAAGCCTTATTACTATACCGGCGCCTTGCTGGGCCTGCTGGCCGGAGGCCTGGCATTGGGCTTGATTGCTGCTTCCCTGCAACCCTTGAACAAGGCAATTGCCGAATTTGCTAAATTATATGCCTCAGAATTCCATCTTGTTCCGTTGGGTATCGTACAGAGCGCCATACTGCTGGCTGTTAGCATGTTGCTTGGCCTGATTGGTGTTTTTCTGTCAGTAAGAAGGCAGTTGGCTAGCGCCAGCTAAATTTTTGACACCTGTCTCACAATAAATTGACTGCTGTTTCGTCTCCATAGTGCTGACCGCAGTGTTTGGCAATATCTGGCACCATGGCATCAGCCTGCACATCCAGGTTTTGCAACAGGCTTTTACAATTTGCATCGAATTGATTGCAACTTTCCACCCAGGCGTCTATCTAAGCACTATATATGCTGTAAATGAATGCTTGTTTTTCAATAGATTTATTTGATGAACTTCATAGAATCTGAGTATTAGCACTCTTCTCAAGAGAGTGCTAATATAGGAACTTGAAAGTGCCAAAAGGAGTAATTGATACTCTTAAGGCAGCAATAAGGAGGAAAAATGGCAACTACATCGACACAATTGATCCCTGCAACCGACAGCACAGCGCTGGCTCTAGGCTTTAGTGGCACGCTGGGTAATATTGATGCCTATATCTCTGCAGTCAACCGTCTGCCCATGCTCACGCATGAAGAAGAAATTGACTACGCTAAAAAATTGCGTGATGACAATGACCTGGCTGCCGCTCAGCAACTGGTTATGTCGCATCTGCGCCTGGTAGTTTCCATCGCCCGCGGTTACCTCGGCTATGGCCTGCCGCATGCAGACTTGATTCAGGAAGGCAATATCGGCCTGATGAAAGCCGTCAAACGCTTTGATCCTGACCAGGGCGTGCGCCTGGTATCCTATGCAATGCACTGGATCAAGGCTGAAATGCATGAGTACATTTTGAAAAACTGGCGCCTGGTCAAAGTAGCAACGACCAAAGCCCAGCGCAAACTGTTCTTTAACCTGCGCAGCCATAAAGAAGGCCTGGACGCGATGACACCTAAGCAGATTGATGCCCTGGCATCAACACTGGATGTCAAACGCGAAGAAGTCATAGAAATGGAAATGCGTTTGTCCGGTCACGATATCGCCCTGGATGCACCGACGGATGATGATGATGAGAAATTTGCTCCCATCGCTTATCTGAAGACTGAATCTGACGAGCCTACCCGTGTGCTGGAAACGCGCCAGTATGACCGTCTGCAAAGCGAAGGCCTGGAATCTGCATTGTCCAAGCTGGATGCGCGCTCACGCCACATCATAGAATCACGCTGGCTGAAGAATGATGATGGTACAGGTGCCACCCTGCATGAACTGGCTGACGAATACGGTGTTTCTGCCGAGCGTATACGCCAGATCGAAAGCGCAGCCCTGAAGAAAATGAAGGGCAGCCTCAGCAGTTTTGCATAATCAAAACAGGCTGCAGCAATGAAAAAGGCACTCGCAAGAGTGCCTTTTGTTTTATCCAGCGTGCTTTGTGGCCGTTTTTGTGGCCGAGCGTTGGCTATCCGAGGTCGGTTTCGCGGTCAATTTTGCCGCTCATTTCGTGACATGAGTGCCGTCTGCTTTGTATTCTCTGTCGCTTTACTTCAGCAGGATTTTCAAATCATGGGCAACAGCTTCTGCCCCCTGGCCATGGCGCAGGAATAAGCGTATGCGCCCCTGAGGATCAAATACATAGCTGCCCGCCGTATGGTCCATGGTATAGCTGCCGGGTGTTTTGCCTTCTACCTTTTGATAAAACACCTTGAATTCTTTGGCTACCTTGGCCGTTGCAGCGGCATCGCCATACAAGCCCAGGAAGCGCTTGTCAAAATTGGGGACGTAGTTGGCCAGCAAGGTCTGGGTATCGCGTTCAGTGTCCAGGGTCACAAACAGCACCTGCACCTTGTCCGCATCCGTGCCCAGTAATTTCATGACATTGGCCATTTCCACCATGGTGGTCGGACAGACATCCGGGCACTGGGTATAGCCAAAAAAGATCACTACCGCCTTGCCCTTGAAGTCTGCCAGCGTACGTGCCTTGCCATTATGATCTGTCAACGCAAAGTCTTTGGCGTAATCGAGGCCGGTCAGGTCAGTGTTATTGAATTTTTCCTGGGCCGGGGCGCAAGCAAGCAGGCTCAACGCCATCAGCATACTGGCCATGTGCTTCAGAATTTTCATAGCTTGATATAGTGATCAATCAACAAGGCTGCAAACAGCAGGGACAGGTAAATAATGGAATAGGCAAACGTCTTGCGCGCCAGCACGTCATCATAGTGCTTGTAAATACGCCATGCATACCAAAGGAAAATCAGACCCAGGATAATCGCGCTGACCAGATAAATCAGGCCACTCATATGTACCGCATAGGGCAGCATGGTGGTAGCAAACAGAGCAATGGTATACAGCCAGATATGGAAGCGGGTAAATTCAAGGCCATGGGTAATTGGCAACATCGGCAGGCCGGAACGCGCGTAATCGTCGCGCCTGTACATTGCCAGCGCCCAGAAATGCGGTGGTGTCCAGACAAAAATGATCAATACCAGCAACCAGGCCTGCATAGGCACATCGTTTGCGACAGCTGCCCAGCCCAGTGCTGGTGGCATGGCACCTGACAAACCACCAATGACGATATTTTGTGGTGTCGCCGGTTTCAGGATGATGGTGTAAATGACGGCATAGCCAACGAAAGTGACGAAGGTCAGCCACATGGTCAGCGGATTGACCATGGTATACAAGACCCACATGCCCATGCCACCGATGACGCCGGAGAATACCAGAGTCTGCGGCACCGTAATCTCACCCTGGGCTGTTGCACGGCGTGCAGTTCTTGCCATGCGAGAATCAATTTCTTTTTCCACCAGGCAATTTACTGCGAAAGCAGCACCTGCCAGCAGCCAGATACCTACGGTGGCAGCGACGACTACGCGCCAGGCAGGCAACTCCGGTGTCGCCAGGAACATGCCGATGACGGCGCAAAATACCGCGAGCTGGGTCACACGGGGCTTGGTCAAAGCCCAGTACTGAGCCAGTCGGTTGGAAGGCAAACTTAAAGTGGTCATGATCTATCTTTGGCAGCGGCAAGGCTCACATGCCTTATGCGGTAGTTTAACATGGTCAGCAAAAGCACGAGCATGGCAGCCATCCCATTATGCAAAACTGCCAGCAGCAAAGGCCAGGAAAAAAAGACGGTAGAAATGCCGATGATGAATTGGGCAATAATGGCGAGCAGGATGTTACGGCCCAGTTTCTCCAGCCCGGCAATCTTGCGCGCCCTGAGCGCGGCCCACAGACAGACTGCGACTACCAGCAAGGCAAAGTTCCTGTGCACCCAGTGTATGGCAACCAGGGCATTGAAAGGCAGGTAATCACCATTTACAGTCTGGCCGAGCTGGCGCCACAGGCTGAAACCATGTTCAAAGTCCATCGCCGGTATGACCTGGCCATTGCACATGGGGTAGTCCTGGCAAGCCAGGGCAGCATAGTTAGTACTTACCCAACCACCCAGACTGATTTGCACAAACACCAGCACTAAAGCCAGGCTGGCTGGCCATAGCATGCGCCTGCCATCGGCGGCAGCAATGCTGCGGCCCGGCAGCGAGCTGCTTTGCTGTTCCAGGCTGGCACTGAGCAGTGCCAGCAAACCCATGCCGAGGATGAGGTGAGTGGTCACTATGACGGGTTGCAGCTTGAGGGTGACAGTCCAGGCGCCGAATGCACCTTGCAGGCAAACAAAGAACAGCAGGAAGGTGGCCAGCCAGGGACTGCTTGCAAGCTGGCGGCGGCGTACCCAAGCGATCGCCATCTGGGCAATAATCAGTATGCCCACACTCATCGCCAGATAGCGGTGCACCATTTCTATCCAGGCTTTTTGTAAAGTCACGGGGCCAGTTGGCATGGCAATTTCTGCCGCCTTGATCGCGGCATGGGATTGCAAGGGGTTGGACTGACCATAGCAACCCGGCCAGTCCGGGCAACCCAGACCAGAATCTGTCAGGCGGGTGAATGCGCCAAACATGATGAGCTCAAAAGTCAGGGTGACAGTGACCGCAATGAGCTTGCGGTATTTATTCTTTTCCCTGGACAGGAATACCATAGCCGCCGGTATTACCGCGACCATCAGTGCTGTCAATGCTATCTGCAACCACATGATTATTGTTTAACCTATCGCTGACGCACGCAATAATTTGCTGAGGTCTTTTTTAATCTTGTTGGCATCTGCATTTTTTTGGTAACGCATCATCAGATTGCCTAGCGGATCTATGAGGTAAATATGGTCGCTGATCTGGGTATCGCTCTCGGTCGGCAACCAGGCCTTGAGGGCGGCAGGATCAACCTTCAGCATGCGGGCCCCATCATGCTGGCGTATCAACATGGTATCGATGGGAGCATCGTCGGTGATCAGCCAGACGCGCTCTATCCTGTCCATTTCCTTGCCCTGGGCGGTGCGCAACTGGCGGATATCATACATTCTTTTCTGGCAAGCCTCGGCGCAGGCACCGCTATCTACCTGCAGCATCAGCCATTTGCCTTTATAGGCTTCCAGACCAATCACGGGATCAGTCGCCGCCGCACCCAGCAGATGCCCGGCCAGCTTGGGCATGGGGTAGTTGCGCGGATCAAGTATGGTGCCGTAATTGGTGCGGCCCTCAGGCTTGATGACATAGTAGGTCAGGTAAGAAAAAACCATGGGGGCAGCACAGACTGCCAGCACCATCAATAATTTCCAGCGACCACGCGACTTTTGCTTTTCAGTTTTTTCCACGACGAAATCCAGTAACAACAAAAAATAAGAAGGCCATCAGAGCCAGTGCATACCATTGAAAGGCATAGCCCCTGTGCTTGTCAGCACCCGCCGAAGGCATCGGCCATTCGCGCGAGAGACCATCGTTTTCCAAAGAAGTTTGTTCCAGCACAAAGGGATAAAAATCCCAGCGCGTCTGTTTTGCCAATGCTTCAACATCGATATTTTGCAGCAGGCTGCCAGGTTTGACCGCCTCGGCCTGGCCGAGTTGCATTACCCGCTCCAACCTGTCCCTGAGTATACCTTCCAGCATGACTTGACCGCCTGGAACCGGAATATCCGGCACATGCATCCTGTCACGCGCATCACGCGGGTGCCAGCCGCGGGCGATCAGGACATACTTGCTGCTATTGGCCAGTTTGAAAGGCATCAGCACATACAAACCTGCTTTTCCCTGCAGGGGACGGTTATCCAGATACAAGGGCCATTCGCGTATGAATTGCCCGCTGACTTGCAGCTTGCGAAACGCCAGCAACTGTCCAGGCGGCGTTTGCGCATTCAATGCCAGCGCAGGCAAATGCTGGCGCTCGGCCATTTCCGCTGCCAGCGTTTCTTTTTCCTCTGCCCTGTGGGTCTGCCATTGCGCCAAAGCGATGCCCAGGCTGATCAACAGCAGGCTGGCGATAAACGGAATCAGTCGGAAGCGGAAGGAAATAGGCATTCAGGTATTAAGGTATTACAATGCAGGAGTCGATCAATTAAAGTATCAACAATAACCGAGTATGAAAATTCTTGTCGCCATCGCTTTTTTCCTTATCCTGTTCAGCCTGGGGTCTGCCCTGGTTTATCTGATGAAAGACAAGGGAAAAAGCAATCGTACGGTCAAGGCACTGGCCTTCAGGGTGGGGTTTTCCATCACGCTGTTTTTGCTGATCCTGCTGGCCAACCATTTTGGCTTGATACAACCTACCGGTATCAGGTAAGTCCGTCCCGGATTTCAGGGACGTAAGGGTTCTAACACTACCAGCTATTCAGGCATTTCCATATATGTAAAAAAGCCGCACTAACTGTGCGGCTTTTTTTACGCTACTGCTTGCTATTACAGCCAGTAGACCACGACGTACAGACCCAGCCAGACCACGTCAACAAAGTGCCAGTACCAGGCAGCGCCTTCGAATGCGAAGTGGTGTTCAGGTGTGAAATGACCTTTCATGACACGATACAGGACAACCGACAACATGATCGCACCCATGGTTACATGGAAACCGTGGAAACCGGTCAGCATGAAGAAAGTGGAACCATAGATACCAGAAGTCAGTTTCAGGTTCAGTTCGCTATACGCATGCATGTATTCGTAAGCCTGGAAGCCCATGAACACTGCGCCCAGCAAGACAGTAGCAAACAACCAGAATGCTGTCTTGGCACGATGGCCTTCACGCAAGGCGTGGTGAGCAATCGTCAGCGTCACGCCGGAAGTCAGCAACAAGGCCGTATTGATCGTAGGGATAGGGAAAGGGCCCATGGTCTTGAAGGCTTCGACTGTACCAGCCGGGCCCACATTACCCCAGTTCGCAGCAAAATCAGGCCACAGGACTTTGTGATCCAGATCAGCCAGCCAGGGCATGGAGATAGTACGTGCATAGAACAATGCACCAAAGAAGGCTGCAAAGAACATCACTTCAGAAAAAATGAACCAGCTCATGCTCCAGCGGAAGGAAACGTCGATACGCGCACTGTATTTGCCGCCTTCAGATTCAGCAATCGCATCGCCAAACCAGTTATACAAGACCACCAGTGTCAGGATGATACCTGCGAAGTTCAGGTAAGAACCCCAGGCCAGACCGTTGACCCAGGCAGAAGCACCTATCATGGTCAGCAATAAGGTGGTGCCACCAAGTACTGGCCATTTGGATGGGCCAGGCACAAAATAGTATGGCGCATTAGCGTGTTGAGAACTCATTTCCATCTCCCGATGCAATTTAATGTACTACTTGAATTGTTATTTTGCGACTACATGTCTGACTATCATGATCAGCACTGAAATAAAGATCAGCGCACCTATGATGCCGGCAATAATCACGTGAACAGGATTCAACTGCGCTGCATCCTGCTCATAATCTGTTTTCTTACGTATTCCCAGAAACGACCAGAATACGGCTTTCATTGTTGCGAAAAACGAAGCCTTACGCTTGCTTGCTTCTTTCAAATCAGTCATGACTTACCCTGCCCTTCTCCAGCTACGCCAGTTGCTGCCTGTGGCTTGACGCCAACTTCAAAGAAAGTATAAGACAAGGTAATCGTCTTCACATCTTTGGGCAGGGCCGGGTCCAGATAAAACACTACCGGCATTTGCCGCGCTTCATTTGGCCCCAGAGTCTGCTGCTTGAAACAAAAGCATTCCATCTTCTTGAAGTAATTGCCAGCCTGTTGTGGTGCGTAGCTGGGTATGGCCTGCGCATCCATTTTGTAAGACTGCTTGTTGACTACTTCATAAACGATTTGTGTCATTTCACCGGGGTGCACTTTCATGCTCGCCACGGTAGGACGAAAACGCCACGGGCCCTGCGTATTTGCATCAAACTCCACCGTCACTTCACGGCTTCTGTCTATCTGGGAATTGGAAATCTCTTTAACCGAGATATCCTTGGGCGTCAGTATATTCACACCCGTCAATTCACAAATCTGCTTGTAAATGGGCACCAGCGCGTAACCAAATCCAAACATCAGAACCGCGATCACCAGCAACTTGCCCAGCATTTTGGCATTCAGCTTGTTCTTGCCAGCGACGCCGGATTCCTCTTGCAACATGAAGCTATCCTATCAACGTAACCAGGTTTGCTTGATGAAGACACCGGCAAAAAACACCAGTGCCACAGAAAACAAAATGATGGCAGTTCGCAAGTTATTCGGTTTTTTTCGATTACTCATTTTTTGTCTTGCTCCGGCAAAACCGGAGCAAGCCTCAGCCGCACTACATTATTTGAATTCTGGTGGTTCTTCAAAAGTGTGGAAAGGCGCAGGGCTAGGCACTGTCCATTCCAGGCCTTCAGCACCATCCCATGGTTTCGCTTCTGCTGGTATGCCGCCTTTGATGGACGGGATAACCACTGCCAGGATGAAGTACACCTGCATCAGACCAAATCCAAACGCGCCGATAGTGGCAATCTGATTGAAGTCAGTGAACTGCGCTGGGTAATCAGCATAACGTCGTGGCATACCGGCCAGACCCAGGAAGTGCATAGGGAAGAAGGTCACGTTGAACAAAATCAGCGAACCCCAGAAGTGGATCTTGCCGCGCGTTTCGTTGTACATGAAACCTGTCCATTTTGGACCCCAGTAGTAGTAACCGGCGAACAAGGCAAACAGGGAACCCGCCACCAATACATAGTGGAAGTGGGCAACCACGTAGTAAGTATCCTGCAACTGGATGTCAATCGGGGTCACCGCCAGGATCAGACCTGTGAAACCACCCATGGTGAACACGAAGATGAAGCCGACTGCAAACAACATAGGTGTCTCGAAAGTCATCGAGCCTTTCCACATCGTCGCCACCCAGTTAAATACTTTCACGCCGGTAGGTACCGAGATCAGCATGGTGGCATACATGAAGAACAACTGTGCCGTCACTGGCATACCGGTTGTAAACATGTGATGCGCCCAGACGATGAAGGACAGGATCGCGATGGATGCGGTTGCATACACCATCGATGCATAACCGAACAAAGGCTTGCGGGCAAATGCAGGAACGATCTGGGAAACGATACCGAAGGCTGGCAAAATCATGATGTACACCTCTGGATGTCCGAAGAACCAGAATATGTGTTGGTACATGACAGGGTCGCCGCCGCCAGCTGCATTGAAGAAGGATGTACCGAAATGACGGTCAGTCAGCGTCATCGTAATCGCACCGGCCAGAACTGGCATAACAGCGATCAGCAGGTAGGCAGTAATCAACCAGGTCCAGCAGAACATCGGCATCTTCATCAAGGTCATGCCAGGAGCGCGCATGTTCAGGATGGTCGTGATGATGTTAATGGAACCCATGATGGAAGACGCACCCATGATGTGGACCGCGAAAATCGCCATATCCATGCCAGGGCCCATTTGTGTGGACAATGGTGCATACAGTGTCCAGCCGGCAGCCGTTGCGCCGCCAGGAACAAAGAAAGAACCCATCAGCAACAAGGCGGCAGGTGGCATCAGCCAGAACGAGAAATTGTTCATACGGGCGAACGCCATATCAGACGCGCCGATCTGCAGTGGGATCATCCAGTTGGCAAAACCAACGAAAGCCGGCATGATCGCGCCGAACACCATGACCAGACCATGCATGGTGGTCAGCTGGTTAAAGAACTCCGGTTGCATGAGCTGCAGACCAGGCTGGAACAATTCGCTGCGAATGCCCAGGGCCATAACACCACCGGCCAGCAACATCGTGAAAGCGAACCACAGATACAGGCTACCGATATCTTTATGGTTGGTGGCAAACAACCAGCGCTGGAAACCATGTGGATGGTCATGCGCGTGGTCGTGAGAGTGATCGTGAGCGTGATCAACTGTAGTAGTGCTCATCTTTTCTCCTGTTCTTCCTGTTTATTACTTACGCGCAGCCAAAACTTCAGCTGGTTGGACGATGTTTTCAGCAGCCTTGTTAGACCAGTTATTGCGGGTATAAGTGATTACAGCAGCAATTTCTGTGTCAGACAAAGTAGCCTTCCAGGCTGGCATGCCACCCTTACCATTCAGCAAAATACCGACTTGAGCTGCTTTAGGACCAGTCACAACAGCCGAGCCGTCGAGTGCAGGGAAAGCACCTGGTACACCCTTACCGGTCGCCTGATGGCAGGCCACGCAGTTTGCTGCATAGACTTTTTCGCCACGTTGTTTCAGCTCATCGACAGTCCAGACCTTGCTTGGATCATCTGCCTTGGCAGCCATTTCTTTTTTCTTGGTATCAACCCATTTTTTGTAGTCATCGTCAGAAACGACATTGACAACGATAGGCATGAAGGCATGTTCTTTACCGCACAGCTCTACACACTGACCACGGTAAGTACCGATTTTTTCAGCCTTGAACCAGGTATCACGGACGAAACCAGGAATCGCATCCTGTTTCACACCAAACGCGGGGATAGTCCAGGCATGGATAACGTCATTGGCGGTAGTGATGATGCGGACTTTCTTGTTGACCGGTACCACGACTTCATTGTCAACTTCAATCAGGTAATTGTCGCCGCGTTTTTCTGTAGGTTCTACGCCAGGTGCGCCAACTTGCGTACGGGGAGTCGCCAGTGTCGAGAGGAAGGAAATGCCTTCGCCCTCACCCTTCAGGTAATCATAGCCCCATTTCCATTGCATGCCCGTGGCTTTAATGGTGATGTCGGCGTTCGAGGTATCTTTCATTGCAACAACAGTTTTTGTTGCTGGCAAAGCCATGACAATAACGATGATGAAAGGCACAACTGTCCAGGCGATCTCAACAGCGGTACTTTCGTGGAAAGTGGCAGGCTTATGGCCAACAGATTTGCGGTGTTTCAGGATGGAATAAAACATCACCCCGAAAACTGCCACAAAAATGACCATGCAGATAACCAGCATCAGGTTATGGATGGAATAGATTTGCTCCGCAATTTGCGTAACAGGTGGCTGCAGATTCAACTGCTTGACTGCCGGACCGCCCTTCATATCCACTACCGGACCATTGACCACCGCCCACGTTGGCAGACTAGCAGCCAAGAGCGAGGCACCCAGCATGAACGACTTTAATCGCTTAGCATGTTTCATGAATTTCCCCAAAACCCGATTAGAATTCTTTTAACAGAGCGCCAGGGACACAGATTCAAAAAATTTTCATATGCGTTCCGGCAACTTCCACAACTGCAAGAGTATAAGGCGTAAAGCAGGGCGATATCAAGCAGAATACATGAATGACATCTATGATCTCGCTCA
It encodes the following:
- the coxB gene encoding cytochrome c oxidase subunit II gives rise to the protein MKHAKRLKSFMLGASLLAASLPTWAVVNGPVVDMKGGPAVKQLNLQPPVTQIAEQIYSIHNLMLVICMVIFVAVFGVMFYSILKHRKSVGHKPATFHESTAVEIAWTVVPFIIVIVMALPATKTVVAMKDTSNADITIKATGMQWKWGYDYLKGEGEGISFLSTLATPRTQVGAPGVEPTEKRGDNYLIEVDNEVVVPVNKKVRIITTANDVIHAWTIPAFGVKQDAIPGFVRDTWFKAEKIGTYRGQCVELCGKEHAFMPIVVNVVSDDDYKKWVDTKKKEMAAKADDPSKVWTVDELKQRGEKVYAANCVACHQATGKGVPGAFPALDGSAVVTGPKAAQVGILLNGKGGMPAWKATLSDTEIAAVITYTRNNWSNKAAENIVQPAEVLAARK